The genomic window AAACAACACTTCAAATTATCAGACATATTATCCGAAGACCGATTTTAATGAATACGTCAACAATAACGGCAAACTCAGGGCACTCGGAATCGATATGTTTTCAAGCGACCCGAAAGTTGCAGATAAAGCATTGGCAACGCTGTTAAACTATGTGATAGATGATGGCGGTCACACAGGTTTTGTTTCTCCTTCAAGATATCAGAAAAAAACTGAAATAAACGAATTCATACAAAATCAGCAGTATGATAAGAGAATAAATCAAGGTTTTAAGATTTATTATGGTTTACTTGAAGCAAGGAATCTTGCAGATTCTCCTACACAGGAAAAACTCGATGCGTGGTTGACAAAAAACGCTTTGGTGATAGACGAAAATTCAAAAACGGCATTTATAACTTTTGACAGTTTTATTTATAACAATTCGTTTTGGATGACCGAGGACGGTGAAGACAGAATTAAAAAACTGGACGGAACTTCGACAGACAGCATTGTGGGCCAGTTCAATAAATATTCGTCTTATGACAAAGCAAAAGATTTTGTAAACGCCGACACCGTGATTTTCATTGTAAAAGCGCTTTATGAAATCGCACAGTACAATTCGACACATACCGGAAATAAAATTCGAAACATTGTAATTGATGAATCCTGCAACGGAGGCGGAAGTGATGTTGCTTGTGAAGCCGCCGTCGCTTTTTTGACATATGCCGTTTCAAAAACTTCGTATACAAAACACAAAACCAACAACACATCCGGTGCATATTACGATATTTCGATTTCTCTCGGAGATTCCGCTCAATACGAATTTACAAAAATGACATTGAACGGAACAACCAAAACTCTTGATGAATGGTTTTCAGACTGCCATTTCTACGTGCTGACCAGCGGTTTTTCTTTTTCTAACGCAAACGCTTTTGCATGTATGATTAAAGAAAGCTGCCCTGAAATTAAAATTATTGGACAAAAAAGCGGCGGTGGTTCCTGCAATGTCGTTACAACATCTTTGCCCGATTCAACAGTTTTCAGATTCTCCACATCAACCGAATATGTAAAAAAACTGGCGGATGGTTCTTATGCGGATATCGACGACGGAGCGGAGCCTGATTTTGAGATTCCTTACGAAAAGTTTTATACAAATGAAAACGGTAAAATCACTCGCTCGGCTTTAGCACAGACCCTTAAAGAAAAATATCCGTCTAATTTCTAATGGAGAAAAAATGAAAAAGTTTATTTTAATAATTTCAGCATTATTTTTGTTCAATGCTTCCATATTCGCGCAATATTTTCAAAGTGATGGAGAAGATGAAGAATTTGAGCAGTTTTTAGAAAATTATGAAAAAGAGAGAGATAAAAGCCGGGACTCCGAAAATCAAGTTTCAAAAAAAAAGAATCAGTATATTGGCATTCAATTTTGTACTCCGACGAATTATTTTTCTTTTGGGGAAAAGAAAAACATCAACACCGACGAAATTGATTTCGGGCTAACTTACAGCAGACTATATGATTTTGGATTTACATATAAATTTTCAATTGAAGGCGGGCTTGCAAAGTCAAAATCTCAATATATTGCCGACAGAGAAGGGCTTTTCGGCGGATTCGGAGGAGGTCTTTTTGCCGGTGTAGGAGTTAATTACTCCCGCTGGGAAAAATATAAACTGATAAGTTTTTTTAATACAGGATTTATCGTCAATGTATTTAACGTCAGCAAAACTGACACGATGTATTATTACGACGCAAACAACGTTCGTCACTCTGTTACCGATAGAAAAACACGCCAATCCGTGTTTTATGGAGTCACGTTGGGGGTTGAGCAATATGCATCCATGAGGGTCGCTGATAACGTTGATATTTATGCGGATTTAGCTCTTGACATAGCTGTTTTCAGCCAGGAATTGCAAAAAAATAAAAGAAGCGGAGACCGCGTTTCTGAAGAACAATCGGCGTTGGTAAAATATAAGTTTAAAGAAGGAGTCCGGCTTAGTCCGTCTGTCGGGGTGAGTGTCAGATTCTAGAACGACAGTTATACTATTATCCGAATAATAAAATCAAAATAACAAAAAGGAGTTTGTTTTAATGAAAATCCACTGCAAATCTCATCTGATGGTATTGCTTTTATCGGCAAGTCTTATTTTTTTTAATTCTTGCAAAGGTTCAGATTCAAAAAGCAGCAAGGTTTCTGTCAAATATGCCGTATCGGAACCTTCCACTCGGCTCGATGAAAATGGAAATCCTGATAAACTTTTTGTTTATTTTGACAGCTCTGTTGCAAAACTCAAAGACTCAGGCGGCGCTCCAAGTTCTCAAATTACAATCACACCGGCAATCTCGGGGAACTGGGGATGGCTGGGCGATGAGACCCTTCAGTTTACTCCTATCGAAAAATGGCAGCTCAATACGAAATATAAGGTTTCTATGCCTTCTTCAATTTTTTCGGATAACGTAAAGGTGAAAGGTGATTTTTCTTTTAAAACGGAAGCTTTTTCCGTACACCTTGAAGACGGCGAATTTTATATCAACCCTGAAAATCCTTCGGAAAAGCGCGTGACGGCGACAATAAATGCGTCACATCCGATGGTAAAAGAAACTGTCAACAATGCCGTAAAAATGTCTCTTGAATACAAAAATTCAAAAGGTTCAAAAGAGCGCACGGAAGATATCTCTTTCAAAGTTAGCTTCAATAAAAATGCGACGGAGGCATATCTTGTTTCCGCAAATATTCCGATTCCTCCGTATACATCAGAATTGAAAATAAATTTGGGAAAAGGAATTGAAGCGCAAGTTGGAGGAAAATCTTCCGAAACTGATTTTTTGGCAGTTTCCGTTCCGGGTATGAGCGACTTCGTAAATCTTGATAATATTTCAACGTCGCTTGTAAAAAATAACGAGCAGAATTATGACCAAGTCATCTCTATTGAAACGATAGGGGCAGTGTCTCCCGAAGAGCTTGAACGCCATATTGCCGTGTACGAGCTTCCAAAAGATATGCTTGCTATTGAAGGATGGTATGAAAAAAAGAACGCTATTTGGACGCCTGACTATGTAACAGACGAAGTCTTAAAAATGGCAGATAAAATTGACATATCTGCAATCCCGAGTCCTGAACCTGCAAACACTTTGAACAGTTTTAAATACAGGGCAACTCCTGAGCGTTTTATTTACATAAAGATTACAGGCGGCATAAACTTTTTTGGCGGATACAAACTCAACTTCGATAACGATGAAAATGTCTACGAAGAAACTATTCGCGTTCCAAGATATCCGAGAGAGCTTTCAATAATGTCTGAAGGTACAATCCTTTCTCTTTCAGGAAGCCGTCAGCTGGCTATTTATTCGCGAGGCGTAGATAAAGTCTATTATCGTCTTTCTCGAATTATGCCAAAAGATGTGAACCACCTTGTTTCTATGTCGAACGGTGACATGAGAGATTTTCAATTTGAAAGCTATAGATTCAATGAAAACAACATCGCAGAATCTGAAATTTCCGAATATGATATCCCGAATCCTTCAGAAGAGACAGTTTCGTATTTTTCGTATGATTTTACTTCAAAACTTTACAACCGCCCTGCAAAAAATCTTAAAAACGGGCTGTTCTTGTTTCAAGTTGTAGAGAATAAACATAGGCTCGGGTCCTATTATCCCGGTGTTTCGGAGCTGAACGACAGAAGGTTGATTCTTGTTACAGATTTGGGCTTTATTGTAAAACGCAACACAGATAATTCCCGCGATATTTTTGTCCAGTCAATAAGCACCGGAACTCCTGTTCAGCATGCGAGAGTTCGTATTGTCGGACTCAACGGAAACACGATTGCTGAAAGTGCGACAGATTTTCAAGGGCATGCAAAACTTCCTTCAGTTTACTATTCGAACGATGAACACAGACCGACGGCGTTTGTTGTAGAAACAGAAAATGATTTGTCTTTTATGCCGTATTTGGGAACTGGGCGTTCTCTCGACTATTCAAATTTTGACACTGGAGGAGAATACGGACTTTCAGAGCCGGAAAGAATCTCTGCGTATATGTTCAGCGATCGTGGGATGTATCGACCTGGAGAGGTTGCTCATTTTGGAATTATCGCAAAAGCTGGTGACTGGAAAATCGACTTAAAAGGAACGCCTGTAGAAGTTGAAATTACAGATTCAAACGGTTCTGTCGTGTTTAGCAAACGTATCCAGCTTTCTTCATCAGGGTTTGAAGGAATTGATTTTGCGACACAAGAATATTCGCCGACAGGCTATTACAACGCAAACCTTTACTTGCTTAAAATTTACAAAGACAAAGAAAAGCGGGAATTCTTAACTTCTGCCCAAATAAAAGTTGAAGAGTTTTTGCCGGACACTCTTTCAATTGCAACAAGTTTTGAGCCGCTGCCGGAAACCGGATGGATAAATCCCGGCACCTTAAAAGGAACAGTCTCTCTCAGAAATCTTTTTGGAACTCCTGCAGCCGGAAACAACATAAAAGGTCAGATGTTTTTAACTCCGGGTTTTCCAATCTCTTCCCGTTATTCCGATTACAGTTTTTATGATCCGTACAGCAAAGACAAATCTTTTGAGGAATTTCTTGGAACAAACGTCACAAAAGAA from Treponema sp. Marseille-Q3903 includes these protein-coding regions:
- a CDS encoding S41 family peptidase → MITKNLIKTVKKIGYYKKNFKNAVKLFADIALLSSVFMTASCNFDNNFSVVDGFIGGEPLPEISDIGIRDRKRVSYHIYGYKKSLGDDYLYFPKGYFDVPYISLSSLKLISKIFFGIDYKIFSIENGFKIEYKNTSVILDCSTQKITFDDYDEFFGYVGTAKYCGVNISASANNKSPVTFDLGKYGIKMVKKFGELYLPQQIASYIFYLPYQVTFVYNGIDVTLIDNSFSVNLNSSFYYSFGMQKERAKVLNEFNYRAMCFLFDNFFGLKNNTSNYQTYYPKTDFNEYVNNNGKLRALGIDMFSSDPKVADKALATLLNYVIDDGGHTGFVSPSRYQKKTEINEFIQNQQYDKRINQGFKIYYGLLEARNLADSPTQEKLDAWLTKNALVIDENSKTAFITFDSFIYNNSFWMTEDGEDRIKKLDGTSTDSIVGQFNKYSSYDKAKDFVNADTVIFIVKALYEIAQYNSTHTGNKIRNIVIDESCNGGGSDVACEAAVAFLTYAVSKTSYTKHKTNNTSGAYYDISISLGDSAQYEFTKMTLNGTTKTLDEWFSDCHFYVLTSGFSFSNANAFACMIKESCPEIKIIGQKSGGGSCNVVTTSLPDSTVFRFSTSTEYVKKLADGSYADIDDGAEPDFEIPYEKFYTNENGKITRSALAQTLKEKYPSNF